A part of Chanos chanos chromosome 9, fChaCha1.1, whole genome shotgun sequence genomic DNA contains:
- the nrtn gene encoding glial cell line-derived neurotrophic factor, which yields MRGWKCSAISLTLCAAALSLFSSRTSVPTGTRHLHTTPLLSSSSSSPSSSSSSSSASSFSSSLSLSSSSSPTSSSSSSSSSSAAGAGAGEASSRPRSVGGFDSVLSEFLDMFQSFTESDLKQLIGTLADRKTRRASIQSKRTKRAKKPSNKCSLKDITLTVTDLGLGYISNETINFRYCSGNCMDQRRNYDLTLKFLKSQNVLKRQKKEKVQHLPCCRPVAYEKDISFLDNSYMYHTIKEVSARRCGCF from the exons ATGAGGGGATGGAAGTGTTCTGCTATCTCTCTGACGCTCTGTGCCGCcgctctctcactgttctcctctagAACCTCAGTTCCCACAGGAACACGTCACCTGCACACCACACCACTGCtgtcatcttcatcctcatcaccatcatcatcatcatcatcatcatcagcgtCCTCATTCTCTTCATCATTATCTTTGTCTTCGTCATCTTCCcctacatcatcatcatcatcgtcatcgtcgtcatcagcagcaggagcaggagcaggagaggCCTCCTCCCG ACCCAGATCAGTGGGCGGATTCGACTCAGTCCTCTCAGAGT TCTTGGACATGTTCCAGAGCTTCACAGAGAGCGATTTGAAGCAGCTGATCGGCACTCTGGCGGACAGAAAAACCCGTCGGGCCTCCATTCAGAGTAAAAGAACTAAACGTGCGAAGAAGCCATCGAATAAGTGTTCTCTCAAAGACATTACCCTGACCGTCACCGACCTGGGTTTAGGCTATATAAGCAACGAGACTATTAACTTTCGCTACTGCAGCGGAAACTGCATGGACCAGCGCCGCAACTATGACCTGACACTCAAGTTTCTGAAGAGTCAAAATGTGCTAAAGCgccaaaaaaaggagaaagtgcAGCACCTGCCCTGCTGTCGACCAGTGGCCTACGAGAAGGATATCTCTTTCCTGGACAACTCTTACATGTACCACACCATTAAAGAGGTCTCCGCACGGAGGTGTGGATGTTTTTAA
- the ranbp3a gene encoding ran-binding protein 3a has protein sequence MADLANEEKPAIAPPVFVFQKDKAQKRSADGSSAEDGEDSDKEDGGYCPAAKRERTSAFPPSHSVSKNVFMVSGFSQSPTGNSDSEPEEKTVGFRLKPPTLIHGQAPSAGVPSQKPKEQQRSVLRPAVLQAPPTKTFSLCSGNNGTNGVKVSEGLSDNTESISQENTKSPVSRQRKDQDGKTEEKTEGQSLSLNSSFVFGQNIKDRVKVDDRCESENKGRISPSVESNSGETNYFLQYINNNSSQKSVNAADAGSKFVFGQNMSDRVLSPPKCSESSPENSREPVGGTAACSDGSSAQNATSEKDVGVTESLEESAAAYTKATAKRCLLDKVEVRTGEESERNVLQMQCKLFVFEKSSQSWVERGRGLLRLNDMASTEDGTLQSRLVMRTQGSLRLILNTKLWTQMQVDKASEKSIRITAMDTEDQGLKVFLISASSKDTGQLFAALHHRILALRSRAESEPEPNAAPPGREVSQSNEGDSEDEEASRSPSAAAAPATPAPGNSEGGESQPAGST, from the exons AGAAACCTGCTATAGCGCCCCCAGTATTTGTGTTCCAGAAGGACAAAGCTCAGAAG agGTCGGCAGATGGATCCAGTGCTGAGGATGGAGAAG ACTCGGACAAGGAGGACGGCGGTTACTGTCCGGCAGCGAAGAGGGAGAGAACGTCCGCGTTCCCCCCGTCTCACTCTG TCTCCAAGAACGTTTTCATGGTGTCCGGTTTCAGCCAGTCTCCGACAGGAAACTCGGACTCAGAGCCAG AGGAAAAGACAGTCGGGTTTCGACTGAAGCCTCCAACCCTGATCCACGGCCAGGCACCGAGTGCAG GCGTGCCCAGTCAGAAACCAAAGGAACAGCAGCGCAGTGTTCTCCGCCCAGCTGTCCTTCAAGCCCCGCCCACCAAGACCTTCAGCCTGTGCA GTGGGAATAATGGTACAAATGGAGTGAAGGTGTCAGAGGGGCTGTCAGACAACACTGAGAGCATCTCACAGGAGAACACCAAGTCCCCG GTTAGCAGACAACGGAAGGACCAGGAtgggaaaacagaggagaaaacggAGGGACAGTCTCTCAGCCTGAACTCCTCTTTCGTATTCGGGCAGAACATCAAAGACAGAGTCAAG GTGGATGACAGATGTGAATCAGAAAACAAGGGAAGAATTTCTCCATCTGTGGAATCCAACTCTGGAGAAACAAATTACTTTTTACAGTATATAAACAATAACAG ctcacAGAAATCAGTCAACGCTGCCGACGCGGGCTCCAAGTTCGTGTTTGGTCAGAACATGTCTGATCGTGTTCTG AGTCCACCCAAATGCAGCGAGTCCTCCCCAGAAAACAGTCGGGAACCAGTGGGCGGGACTGCAGCGTGCAGCGATGGCTCGTCAGCCCAGAACGCCACCTCTGAGAAAG ATGTCGGTGTGACAGAGTCTTTAGAAGAATCAGCAGCAGCTTACACTAAAGCCACAGCCAAGAGATGTTTACTGGACAAAGTGGAGGTGAGAACCGGAGAAGAATCGGAGAGAAACGTACTGCAG ATGCAGTGTAAGCTGTTTGTCTTTGAGAAGAGCTCTCAGTCCTGGGTGGAGAGAGGCCGTGGACTCCTCAGACTCAACGACATGGCCTCCACAGAGGACGGCACACTCCAGTCCAGactgg TGATGAGGACTCAGGGCAGTCTGCGTCTCATCCTGAACACTAAGCTGTGGACTCAGATGCAGGTGGACAAAGCCAGTGAGAAGAGCATCCGCATCACGGCCATGGACACAGAGGACCAGGGCCTTAAAGTTTTCCTTATATCG gcgagCTCTAAGGACACTGGTCAGCTGTTTGCGGCACTGCATCACCGTATCCTGGCCCTCCGTAGCCGAGCCGAGTCAGAACCAGAGCCCAACGCTGCTCCACCGGGGAGAGAGGTCAGCCAGTCCAACGAGGGTGACAGCGAGGATGAGGAGGCGAGCAGGAGTCCGTCTGCAGCCGCTGCTCCTGCTACTCCTGCTCCTG GTAACTCagaaggaggagagagccaGCCAGCAGGAAGCACGTAG